The following are encoded together in the Corynebacterium jeikeium genome:
- a CDS encoding dipeptidase, translating to MSDTNSESNRESNTSQLDLARAAIAEQMPQLKEDLTTLVSFESVHSTPGLEDANAAAAQWVIDAFTSVGIPVEGHVTTDGSTSVIGLREPAEGYPTILLYSHFDVQPAGDIEAWTNDPWTLTERDGRWYGRGTADCKGHVAMHVAVLRALSILSDAHFPAAKNLGIRIVVEGSEERGGYGLEDLLAEKPELFAADTFLIADSGNDALGEPSLCTALRGSAPVTVRTRTLAQPMHSGQFGGSAPDALVELVQLLSTLHDENGLVAVPGLEPKERWGGVGPTEQEFRDNAGVTDGVELYGAGEWQPNDLTVMNPSITITGLDALSVADSVNSVPATAAAVVSLRVPPGREPQECQDLLVKHLESQKTNALVEIERGSLAEAFQADTSGPALQRLGEALGEVYGKETMEVASGGSIPLTNKLLGAYPQAELALYGIEEPKCAIHSADESVDPDEIEAIATAELLFLLRTAEAHSQAPKISHNEK from the coding sequence ATGAGCGATACCAACAGTGAATCCAACCGTGAATCCAACACCTCACAGCTAGACCTAGCCCGCGCCGCCATCGCGGAGCAGATGCCACAACTGAAGGAAGACCTCACCACCCTGGTCTCCTTCGAGTCGGTCCACTCCACCCCGGGCCTGGAAGATGCCAATGCCGCTGCCGCGCAGTGGGTCATCGACGCATTCACCAGCGTGGGCATCCCCGTCGAAGGTCACGTCACCACCGACGGCTCCACCTCCGTCATCGGTCTGCGCGAGCCCGCTGAGGGCTACCCAACCATCCTTCTGTACTCCCACTTCGATGTGCAGCCCGCCGGCGACATCGAGGCGTGGACCAATGACCCCTGGACCCTTACCGAACGCGATGGCCGCTGGTACGGCCGCGGTACCGCCGACTGCAAGGGTCACGTCGCCATGCACGTTGCTGTGCTGCGTGCTCTTTCTATCCTTTCGGACGCCCACTTCCCCGCCGCCAAGAACCTCGGCATCCGGATCGTCGTCGAAGGCTCGGAGGAACGCGGCGGATATGGCCTGGAGGACCTGCTAGCCGAAAAGCCGGAGCTCTTCGCGGCCGACACCTTCCTTATTGCCGACTCCGGCAATGACGCCCTGGGTGAGCCGAGCCTGTGCACCGCGCTGCGCGGCTCCGCGCCGGTCACGGTGCGCACCCGCACGTTGGCGCAGCCGATGCACTCCGGCCAGTTCGGTGGCTCGGCACCGGATGCCCTGGTTGAGCTAGTGCAACTCCTTTCCACTCTCCATGACGAAAACGGCCTAGTGGCCGTCCCGGGGTTGGAGCCCAAGGAGCGCTGGGGTGGCGTCGGACCAACAGAACAGGAATTCCGCGACAACGCCGGAGTAACCGACGGCGTGGAGCTATACGGAGCCGGCGAATGGCAGCCGAACGACCTGACGGTGATGAACCCATCGATTACGATCACAGGCCTGGATGCGCTGTCGGTGGCGGACTCGGTGAACTCCGTGCCCGCGACCGCCGCGGCCGTGGTGAGCCTGCGAGTACCGCCGGGACGCGAGCCGCAGGAGTGCCAGGATCTGCTGGTCAAGCACCTGGAAAGCCAGAAGACAAACGCACTAGTGGAGATCGAACGCGGCTCCTTGGCAGAGGCATTCCAGGCGGATACCTCCGGCCCGGCACTGCAGCGGCTCGGCGAGGCGCTGGGCGAGGTGTACGGCAAGGAGACAATGGAGGTCGCCTCCGGCGGGTCAATCCCACTAACGAACAAGCTGCTGGGTGCGTACCCGCAGGCGGAGCTCGCGCTATACGGCATCGAGGAGCCGAAGTGCGCCATCCACTCCGCGGACGAATCCGTAGATCCGGATGAGATCGAGGCCATCGCGACGGCAGAGCTACTGTTCCTGTTGCGCACCGCCGAGGCGCACAGCCAGGCGCCCAAAATCTCACATAATGAGAAATAA
- the groL gene encoding chaperonin GroEL (60 kDa chaperone family; promotes refolding of misfolded polypeptides especially under stressful conditions; forms two stacked rings of heptamers to form a barrel-shaped 14mer; ends can be capped by GroES; misfolded proteins enter the barrel where they are refolded when GroES binds): MAKMIAFDEEARRGLEKGLNTLADAVKVTLGPKGRNVVLERKWGAPTITNDGVTIAREIELEDPYEKIGAELVKEVAKKTDDVAGDGTTTATVLAQSLVREGLRNVAAGSNPMGIKRGIQAGVEKITAELLSHAKEIETQEQIAATAGISAADEKIGELIAEAMYKVGDGKLNKDGVITVEESNAFGVNLEVTEGMRFDKGYISGYFATDVERGEAVLEDPYILLVSSKISNVKDLLPLLEKVMQSGKPLLIVAEDIEGEALSTLVVNKIRGTFKSVAVKAPGFGDRRKAQLQDIAILTGGQVIAEEVGLSLETADLPMLGTARKVVVTKDDTTIVDGAGSAEQLAGRIKQIRQEIENADSDYDAEKLQERLAKLSGGVAVLQVGAATEVELKERKHRIEDAVRNAKAAAEEGIVAGGGAALLQTASVLDDNLGLEGDEATGVQIVRAALAAPLKQIAHNAGLEPGVVVDKVANLPVGEGLNAATGEYVDLLGAGISDPVKVTRSALQNAASIAALFLTTEAVVADKPELEAPAMPGADEMGGMGGF; this comes from the coding sequence ATGGCTAAGATGATTGCATTCGACGAAGAAGCACGCCGCGGTCTGGAAAAGGGTCTAAACACCCTGGCAGACGCGGTTAAGGTAACCCTCGGCCCGAAGGGACGCAACGTCGTCCTGGAGCGCAAGTGGGGCGCCCCGACGATCACCAACGACGGTGTGACGATCGCTCGCGAAATCGAGCTGGAAGACCCCTACGAGAAGATCGGCGCCGAGCTGGTTAAGGAAGTCGCCAAGAAGACTGACGACGTTGCTGGCGATGGCACCACCACCGCTACCGTCCTGGCCCAGTCCCTGGTTCGCGAGGGTCTGCGCAACGTTGCCGCTGGATCCAATCCGATGGGCATCAAGCGCGGCATCCAGGCTGGCGTGGAGAAGATCACGGCAGAGCTGCTAAGCCACGCTAAGGAGATCGAGACCCAGGAGCAGATCGCTGCTACCGCCGGCATCTCCGCTGCTGACGAGAAGATCGGCGAGCTGATCGCCGAGGCTATGTACAAGGTCGGCGACGGCAAGCTGAACAAGGACGGCGTGATCACCGTCGAGGAGTCCAACGCCTTCGGCGTGAACCTCGAGGTCACCGAGGGTATGCGCTTCGACAAGGGCTACATCTCCGGCTACTTCGCCACCGACGTGGAGCGTGGCGAAGCTGTGCTGGAGGATCCGTACATCCTGCTGGTTAGCTCCAAGATCTCCAACGTGAAGGACCTGCTGCCGCTGCTGGAGAAGGTTATGCAGTCCGGCAAGCCGCTGCTGATCGTTGCCGAGGACATCGAGGGCGAGGCTCTGTCCACCCTGGTTGTTAACAAGATCCGCGGCACCTTCAAGTCCGTCGCTGTGAAGGCACCGGGCTTCGGCGACCGCCGCAAGGCACAATTGCAGGACATCGCGATCCTGACCGGTGGCCAGGTCATCGCCGAAGAGGTTGGCCTCTCTCTGGAGACCGCAGACCTGCCGATGCTGGGTACCGCCCGCAAGGTTGTAGTGACCAAGGACGATACGACCATCGTCGACGGCGCAGGCTCCGCAGAGCAGCTGGCTGGCCGCATCAAGCAGATCCGCCAGGAGATCGAGAACGCGGACTCCGACTACGACGCTGAGAAGCTGCAGGAGCGCCTGGCTAAGCTGTCCGGTGGCGTTGCAGTGCTGCAGGTCGGCGCTGCCACCGAGGTTGAGCTGAAGGAGCGCAAGCACCGCATCGAGGACGCTGTGCGCAACGCTAAGGCAGCCGCGGAAGAGGGAATCGTCGCCGGCGGCGGCGCAGCCCTGCTGCAGACCGCCAGCGTGCTGGACGACAACCTGGGCCTGGAAGGCGACGAGGCTACCGGCGTGCAGATCGTACGGGCAGCCCTGGCAGCTCCGCTGAAGCAGATCGCTCACAACGCTGGCCTGGAGCCGGGCGTGGTTGTGGACAAGGTTGCCAACCTGCCGGTAGGCGAGGGTCTGAACGCTGCAACCGGCGAGTACGTGGACCTGCTGGGTGCTGGCATCTCCGACCCGGTGAAGGTCACCCGTTCCGCACTGCAGAACGCCGCTTCCATCGCAGCGCTGTTCCTGACGACCGAGGCTGTCGTCGCGGACAAGCCGGAGCTGGAGGCACCGGCAATGCCGGGCGCCGACGAGATGGGCGGCATGGGCGGCTTCTAA
- a CDS encoding PorACj family cell wall channel-forming small protein: MIDQITEIFGQLGTFLGGFGNIFKGLKDVIETIVKWTAAK, translated from the coding sequence ATGATCGATCAGATTACCGAGATCTTCGGCCAGCTGGGCACCTTCCTGGGCGGCTTCGGCAACATCTTCAAGGGTCTGAAGGACGTTATCGAGACCATCGTTAAGTGGACCGCTGCTAAGTAA
- the ppk2 gene encoding polyphosphate kinase 2 has product MAEEEFHMVDLAATEGYLVDDSDEDDPVLITPDGHRVDTWRDQYPYDERMSREEYETTKRALQIELLKFQNWTKDTGQKHIIIFEGRDAAGKGGTIKRFNEHLNPRGARTVALEKPSERESTSWYFQRYVQHFPCGGEIVFFDRSWYNRSGVERVMGFCTNDQHAEFLREVPMLENMIMGSGISLTKLWFSVTQKEQRTRFAIRQVDPVRQWKLSPMDLASLDKWDDYTRAKEEQFRYTDTNESPWITIKSNDKKRARINAMRYVLSKFEYADKDHEVVGEPDPKIVKRGRDQIGD; this is encoded by the coding sequence ATGGCCGAAGAAGAATTCCACATGGTTGATCTTGCCGCTACCGAGGGCTACTTGGTGGACGACTCGGATGAAGACGATCCGGTACTGATCACTCCGGACGGCCATCGGGTTGATACCTGGCGCGACCAGTACCCTTACGACGAGCGCATGAGCCGTGAAGAGTACGAGACCACCAAGCGCGCCCTGCAGATTGAGCTGCTGAAGTTCCAGAACTGGACCAAGGACACGGGCCAGAAGCACATTATTATTTTCGAGGGCCGTGACGCCGCCGGTAAGGGCGGCACCATCAAGCGCTTCAACGAGCACCTGAACCCCCGTGGTGCCCGCACCGTGGCCCTGGAGAAGCCTTCCGAGCGCGAGTCGACCTCCTGGTACTTCCAGCGCTACGTCCAGCACTTCCCGTGCGGCGGCGAGATCGTCTTCTTCGACCGCTCCTGGTACAACCGCTCCGGCGTGGAGCGCGTGATGGGCTTCTGCACCAACGACCAGCACGCAGAGTTCCTGCGTGAGGTTCCGATGCTGGAGAACATGATTATGGGCTCGGGCATTTCCCTGACGAAGCTCTGGTTCTCCGTCACCCAGAAGGAGCAGCGCACCCGCTTTGCCATCCGCCAGGTGGACCCGGTCCGCCAGTGGAAGCTCTCTCCGATGGATCTGGCCTCCCTGGACAAGTGGGATGACTACACCCGCGCCAAGGAGGAGCAGTTCCGCTACACGGACACCAACGAGTCCCCGTGGATCACCATTAAGTCCAACGACAAGAAGCGCGCCCGCATCAACGCGATGCGCTACGTCCTGTCGAAGTTCGAGTACGCAGACAAGGACCATGAGGTCGTCGGCGAGCCGGATCCGAAGATCGTCAAGCGCGGCCGCGACCAGATCGGCGACTAA
- a CDS encoding NAD-dependent succinate-semialdehyde dehydrogenase, with protein sequence MTNTDLPMGDDSQTTEEILALTSTNLYIDGIERPASNGATFEVENPATGTVIATIASATAEDAAAALDAACTAQQAWAETPARQRANILLRTFNLIHEHADELATLMTLEMGKPLSESYTEVTYGAEFFRWFAEQAAHLDGHYTDSPEGKLRIIVSHRPIGPAYLVTPWNFPLAMATRKLAPALAAGCTAVLKPSEATPLTSLRLGQLLCEAGLPDGVVNIIPSLNAPAVSDTIMQDPRTRKISFTGSTQVGRHLLRAAADNVLRTSMELGGNAPFIVLEDADLDAAVQGAVDAKMRNMGEACTAANRFLVHESLAAEFSQRLAARFKELKCANGLDPESTCGPLISKDARERVAALVDDAVESGAKVLCGGKVVDGPGYFYEPTVLIDVPADARVYREEIFGPVAPITTFRTVEEALDMANSTEYGLASYLYTQNMALALDFNDRLEAGMMGLNVGVISNAAAPFGGLKQSGMGREGGAEGIHDYMDTRYIGMPRGTSF encoded by the coding sequence ATGACAAATACCGACCTGCCTATGGGCGATGACAGCCAAACCACCGAAGAAATTCTGGCTCTGACCTCGACCAATCTTTACATCGATGGCATAGAAAGGCCCGCGTCTAATGGCGCTACTTTCGAAGTGGAAAACCCCGCGACCGGCACCGTGATTGCTACCATTGCATCCGCCACAGCGGAAGATGCAGCGGCGGCTCTAGACGCCGCCTGCACTGCCCAGCAGGCCTGGGCCGAGACGCCCGCGCGGCAGCGTGCAAACATCTTGCTGCGCACGTTCAACCTCATTCACGAACACGCGGACGAGCTGGCCACACTCATGACGTTGGAAATGGGCAAGCCCCTTTCCGAGTCCTACACCGAAGTGACTTACGGCGCGGAATTCTTCCGTTGGTTCGCCGAGCAAGCAGCCCACCTCGACGGCCACTACACGGACAGCCCCGAGGGGAAGCTACGTATCATCGTCAGCCACCGCCCCATCGGCCCCGCTTACTTGGTGACCCCCTGGAATTTCCCCCTAGCCATGGCCACCCGCAAGCTCGCCCCTGCGTTGGCCGCCGGTTGCACCGCCGTCCTCAAGCCATCTGAAGCTACCCCGCTGACTTCCCTGCGCCTGGGACAACTACTGTGCGAAGCGGGCTTGCCAGATGGTGTCGTGAACATCATTCCGAGCCTGAATGCCCCTGCCGTCTCGGACACGATCATGCAGGACCCTCGCACTCGCAAGATCTCCTTCACCGGCTCGACCCAGGTTGGCCGCCACCTCCTGCGAGCTGCCGCAGATAACGTTTTGCGCACCTCCATGGAGCTTGGTGGGAATGCACCCTTCATCGTGCTCGAGGATGCGGATCTGGATGCTGCCGTCCAAGGCGCAGTTGATGCCAAGATGCGGAACATGGGTGAGGCCTGCACCGCCGCCAATCGTTTCTTGGTGCACGAATCACTCGCCGCAGAATTCAGCCAGCGGCTCGCCGCACGATTCAAGGAACTGAAATGCGCCAACGGCCTTGACCCTGAATCAACCTGCGGTCCCTTGATTTCTAAGGACGCCCGCGAGCGCGTGGCCGCCCTAGTTGATGACGCAGTCGAGTCCGGCGCAAAGGTGCTTTGCGGTGGCAAGGTGGTTGATGGGCCAGGCTACTTCTACGAGCCGACCGTGCTCATCGATGTACCGGCAGATGCCCGGGTTTATCGTGAGGAGATCTTCGGCCCCGTCGCACCCATCACGACGTTCCGAACGGTAGAAGAGGCACTAGACATGGCCAACTCGACGGAATATGGCCTGGCCTCGTACCTGTACACACAGAACATGGCGCTAGCCCTTGACTTCAATGACCGCCTCGAGGCCGGCATGATGGGCTTGAACGTAGGAGTAATTTCCAACGCAGCTGCACCGTTTGGCGGGCTAAAACAATCCGGAATGGGCCGCGAGGGCGGAGCAGAGGGTATCCACGACTACATGGATACCCGCTACATCGGCATGCCTCGAGGAACATCGTTCTAG
- a CDS encoding oxygenase MpaB family protein, whose translation MWKYGADSRIHLLRGYTGILQNMHPAIGQSLLDHSKFFEEPFARLERSTPQIIESIYVDDEDPLQERIRDYHVDIQGKLRDGTRYHSLKPDTFWWAHATFVYRVIRTQDLFGKPFTAEERDQIVREGVTWWDRYKMSNRPVIDNYDDLVTYIEEMTKSVLERNDTVDFALRTARVEPVKAPDGVSPRVWKVIWKPIMRSLVWLTIGTLEQSQRDILQVGWSEKDENRFTRLCNLIRKIHPKLSANARFMNPGRDFMDYHGMLGEKRQKKATEHWDERVSTATRSKTNPKDESENSEPLASETMSIKERRAAGCPF comes from the coding sequence ATGTGGAAGTACGGTGCGGATTCTCGTATTCACCTCCTGCGTGGTTACACGGGAATTCTGCAGAATATGCACCCAGCTATTGGTCAGTCTTTGCTCGACCACTCGAAGTTCTTTGAGGAGCCGTTCGCACGCCTGGAGCGCTCCACTCCACAGATCATCGAATCCATTTACGTTGACGACGAGGACCCACTGCAGGAGCGTATTCGCGATTACCACGTAGACATTCAGGGCAAGCTGCGAGATGGGACTCGCTACCACTCGTTGAAGCCAGACACCTTCTGGTGGGCACATGCCACCTTCGTCTACCGCGTAATCCGCACCCAGGATTTGTTCGGAAAACCTTTTACTGCCGAAGAGCGCGATCAGATCGTCCGTGAAGGTGTTACGTGGTGGGATCGATACAAGATGTCCAACCGACCGGTCATCGACAACTACGACGATCTAGTGACCTATATCGAAGAGATGACTAAGTCGGTGCTTGAGCGCAACGATACGGTTGACTTTGCTCTACGCACGGCACGAGTCGAGCCGGTGAAGGCTCCTGATGGGGTATCCCCTCGAGTCTGGAAGGTCATCTGGAAGCCGATCATGCGTAGCCTGGTCTGGTTGACGATCGGAACTCTAGAGCAGTCGCAGCGTGACATCCTGCAAGTCGGCTGGTCCGAAAAGGATGAAAATCGGTTTACTCGCTTGTGTAACCTCATCCGCAAGATTCACCCGAAGCTGAGTGCTAACGCGCGCTTCATGAACCCAGGCCGTGACTTCATGGATTACCACGGCATGCTTGGTGAGAAGCGCCAGAAGAAGGCCACTGAACACTGGGACGAGCGGGTTTCCACGGCTACGCGCTCCAAGACCAACCCAAAGGATGAATCTGAGAATTCCGAGCCCTTGGCTTCGGAAACGATGTCGATCAAGGAGCGCCGGGCGGCAGGTTGCCCGTTCTAA
- a CDS encoding succinic semialdehyde dehydrogenase, producing MHTRFPFGPIPKRLHENLLNLTTNTKGPGVHEAERQEITNTFSGEVIGSVLLGAEEDVTRAFDLARAAQRRWAETPFSQRQEIFRDFHDRVYKNRELMMDIVQMETGKNRLSALDEVLDVLSNARYYANKMPDLMSEKKRPGALPGFTRTVQQQVPKGVVGQITPWNYPLALGVSDAIAALLAGNGVVAKPDSSTPFSMLIAVLFLYESGLPRDLFQVVTGSGRIVGSAIADHCDYLMFTGSTATGKILGRQVGERLVGYSAELGGKNPLIVTNDANLDVVERELPSACFSNSGQLCVSIERIYVEEGVYDEVVRRFQRAVSKMKIGAGDAWDIDMGSLINETQFNTVNKFVDEARAAGAKVLCGGKPRPDLGPYFYEPTVLVDVPEGTPVLTEEVFGPVVFIQKVSSTEEAIQKANDTSYGLNASVFAESGTGRKVASRLLAGGVGINDGYAATWASVAVPLGGMKQSGMARRHGPEGLLKYTETRNVAEQRLLSMRGPKNAPRKLYANLMANALQMGKKLRFLP from the coding sequence ATGCATACGCGTTTTCCATTTGGTCCGATTCCGAAACGGCTTCACGAGAACTTGCTCAATCTGACCACTAACACCAAGGGGCCGGGCGTACACGAGGCCGAACGTCAGGAAATCACCAATACCTTTAGTGGTGAGGTAATTGGGTCAGTGCTTTTGGGTGCAGAGGAAGATGTTACCCGCGCATTTGATCTTGCTCGTGCTGCTCAAAGGCGCTGGGCGGAGACCCCTTTTTCTCAGCGGCAGGAGATCTTCCGTGATTTTCACGATCGGGTTTATAAAAACCGCGAGCTGATGATGGATATTGTCCAGATGGAGACTGGAAAGAATCGTCTCTCTGCGTTGGACGAAGTACTGGATGTGCTGTCGAATGCCAGGTACTACGCCAATAAAATGCCGGATCTAATGTCCGAAAAGAAACGCCCTGGTGCTCTGCCTGGTTTTACTCGTACCGTTCAGCAACAGGTTCCAAAGGGCGTGGTTGGGCAAATTACTCCATGGAACTACCCATTGGCTCTGGGGGTATCTGACGCTATAGCGGCGCTGCTTGCTGGTAATGGTGTGGTTGCAAAGCCAGATTCCAGTACCCCGTTCTCTATGTTGATCGCGGTCTTGTTCCTCTACGAATCGGGGCTCCCGCGGGACCTCTTCCAGGTTGTTACTGGTTCTGGCCGGATTGTCGGTTCTGCAATTGCCGATCACTGTGATTACTTGATGTTCACCGGATCTACGGCGACCGGAAAGATTCTTGGACGCCAGGTTGGTGAGCGCCTCGTAGGCTACTCGGCCGAGCTCGGGGGCAAGAATCCGCTGATTGTTACCAATGACGCCAACCTCGATGTTGTCGAGCGTGAATTGCCCAGTGCGTGCTTTTCGAACTCCGGGCAACTGTGTGTCTCTATTGAACGCATTTACGTTGAAGAGGGAGTTTACGACGAAGTTGTCAGGCGGTTCCAGCGTGCTGTGAGCAAAATGAAGATCGGCGCTGGCGACGCCTGGGATATCGACATGGGGTCTCTCATCAACGAGACGCAGTTCAATACGGTCAACAAATTCGTGGATGAAGCCCGTGCCGCCGGTGCAAAGGTCTTGTGTGGTGGAAAGCCGCGCCCTGATTTAGGCCCTTACTTCTATGAACCGACTGTGCTTGTTGACGTGCCCGAAGGCACGCCTGTGCTCACCGAAGAAGTATTCGGCCCTGTCGTGTTTATTCAAAAGGTCTCTTCCACAGAAGAAGCTATCCAGAAGGCTAACGACACTTCCTATGGTTTGAACGCATCGGTGTTCGCGGAATCGGGTACGGGAAGAAAGGTTGCTTCGCGTCTCCTAGCTGGCGGCGTCGGAATCAATGACGGATACGCGGCCACCTGGGCGAGCGTCGCGGTTCCTCTCGGCGGTATGAAGCAGTCCGGTATGGCACGTAGGCACGGCCCAGAAGGTTTGCTGAAGTACACGGAGACTCGCAACGTGGCTGAACAGCGACTGCTGTCTATGCGTGGGCCTAAGAACGCTCCACGAAAGCTCTACGCCAACCTGATGGCGAACGCGCTGCAGATGGGGAAGAAGCTTCGCTTTCTTCCTTAG
- a CDS encoding oxygenase MpaB family protein — protein MTIKQSHSNNIQSHSKINPEFLPNPDTAPKDLPPLGPDSILWQRFGDWRSMFVALYAATFQATQRDISTALVRQSNFFDNEVARLIRSAFPIIRTVYEGEEVGHMIRDYHHDVKGVHDDGSRWHSLSPDNYYWAHATFAAMPFALAGTFMDPLNDEEKEQLFQETRTWYSYYGVAEPADAPTSYKEYEAYMNEYITEKLSKTETVERSRILRRLDIPRPTPAVPNFIWRPLAPYVARFLVWVNNGLMPEHMRNVIGWEWTAKDQRRFKLLYTTIRHTFNRLPRKLRMVGIADRAFTNAGR, from the coding sequence ATGACCATTAAGCAGTCCCACTCCAACAACATTCAATCCCACTCGAAGATCAATCCGGAGTTTCTTCCCAACCCGGACACCGCCCCTAAAGATCTTCCCCCGCTCGGACCGGACTCTATCCTGTGGCAGCGTTTTGGTGACTGGCGTTCGATGTTCGTAGCGCTTTATGCCGCTACCTTCCAAGCGACCCAACGTGACATCAGTACCGCACTTGTTCGCCAATCGAACTTCTTCGACAACGAGGTTGCCCGCCTAATCCGGTCAGCATTTCCGATCATCCGCACGGTGTATGAAGGCGAAGAAGTTGGACACATGATTCGTGACTACCACCATGACGTAAAGGGAGTTCACGATGACGGGTCTCGCTGGCATTCGCTAAGTCCCGACAACTACTACTGGGCGCACGCTACCTTCGCTGCAATGCCTTTCGCCCTCGCGGGGACCTTCATGGATCCTCTGAACGACGAAGAAAAGGAACAGCTATTCCAAGAGACGCGCACCTGGTACTCCTACTACGGTGTAGCTGAGCCGGCTGACGCTCCTACCTCCTACAAGGAGTACGAGGCGTACATGAACGAGTACATCACAGAAAAGCTGTCCAAGACAGAAACCGTGGAGCGCTCTCGTATTCTTCGCCGATTGGATATCCCTAGGCCCACCCCGGCTGTCCCAAACTTCATTTGGCGCCCGCTCGCCCCTTACGTAGCGAGGTTCCTTGTGTGGGTGAACAACGGTCTGATGCCGGAGCATATGCGAAACGTCATTGGCTGGGAATGGACCGCTAAGGATCAGCGCCGTTTCAAGCTCTTGTACACCACCATTCGGCACACTTTTAACCGGTTGCCACGCAAGCTCCGCATGGTCGGAATTGCCGACCGTGCCTTCACTAACGCTGGCCGCTAA
- a CDS encoding FAD-dependent oxidoreductase, giving the protein MEKYNFGNAPNGKSTYRLPTVAVVGGGAAGVAAAAECALIGFKVLLFDEKDRLGGRYAGSHPATPPRGFGFRKNNLRHTKVRNPNAEEACQHIAAALTDGDYTVYLNTRITAIAFDNSDSQWNVKDDEGQTYTADVVIVANGTGTIENVTTGKGYDIDLNDTHHHLGVEPIGVPNILVIDGPEPPQPRFFARPLDLVEAKANHCQDYVRQLEVIGPAALFINKSMWTATPNTWRSFIASLGAFNQGNHEFIFPEDKGKQPKKKQTSEHNRTAPAK; this is encoded by the coding sequence ATGGAAAAATACAACTTTGGAAATGCCCCAAACGGCAAGAGTACCTATCGCCTCCCTACCGTCGCTGTCGTTGGCGGAGGCGCAGCTGGAGTCGCCGCAGCTGCAGAATGCGCGCTCATTGGATTTAAGGTGCTTCTGTTCGACGAGAAGGACAGGCTCGGCGGGCGTTACGCTGGGTCACACCCAGCCACTCCACCGCGCGGTTTCGGGTTCCGAAAGAACAATCTCCGTCATACCAAGGTTCGGAACCCAAACGCCGAAGAAGCTTGTCAGCACATCGCTGCGGCGCTCACTGACGGCGATTACACGGTGTACTTGAACACACGCATTACGGCAATCGCCTTCGACAACTCTGATTCCCAGTGGAACGTAAAAGACGATGAAGGCCAAACCTACACAGCGGACGTCGTCATCGTAGCCAACGGCACCGGCACTATCGAGAATGTAACGACCGGCAAAGGTTACGACATTGATTTGAACGACACACATCATCACCTTGGGGTGGAACCAATTGGTGTTCCAAACATCCTTGTCATTGACGGTCCGGAGCCACCGCAACCGCGATTCTTCGCCCGCCCCTTAGACCTGGTCGAAGCAAAGGCCAACCACTGCCAAGACTATGTGCGACAACTCGAGGTTATCGGCCCGGCAGCTCTCTTCATCAACAAATCGATGTGGACGGCAACACCCAATACTTGGCGTTCATTCATTGCGAGCTTGGGCGCTTTCAACCAGGGGAACCACGAGTTCATTTTCCCTGAGGACAAGGGAAAGCAACCGAAGAAGAAGCAGACATCGGAACACAATCGCACTGCCCCAGCGAAATAA